From the Thermococcus sp. M39 genome, one window contains:
- a CDS encoding KEOPS complex subunit Pcc1 yields MEIKAKAEIIWQYNDGKTAEAIARAVDVDNLNLPKNLKVKTYWEDCKVITKVKYSGEIESLIVALDDLVFSIKIAEDSLKL; encoded by the coding sequence ATGGAAATTAAAGCCAAAGCAGAGATAATCTGGCAGTACAACGATGGAAAGACTGCTGAGGCAATAGCGAGAGCTGTTGATGTTGATAACTTAAACCTTCCAAAAAATTTAAAGGTTAAAACTTATTGGGAAGATTGTAAGGTCATAACAAAAGTTAAATACTCCGGTGAGATTGAAAGCCTTATAGTAGCTTTGGATGATTTGGTGTTTTCAATCAAGATCGCCGAAGATAGTTTAAAACTGTGA